One Candidatus Cybelea sp. DNA segment encodes these proteins:
- a CDS encoding fatty acid desaturase, giving the protein DPIRWVAVHRKHHAHADQEGDPHDIHGGFRWAHMDWVYRHNIALPTDEETLHFAPELRTEPFYRALQYLNIPLQVALGVGLFAIGGWPWVIWGIFVRLVISYHSTWLVNSASHMLGYRTYPTSDKSTNCWWVAIISWGEGWHNNHHAFPFSARHGLRWYEIDLTWWHVRALAFLRLADRVKIPSKSMQRLRQAAHGASHPQLITDVAALS; this is encoded by the coding sequence GATCCGATTCGCTGGGTGGCGGTGCATCGCAAGCACCACGCGCACGCCGATCAAGAGGGCGATCCCCACGACATCCATGGCGGATTTAGATGGGCGCACATGGACTGGGTCTACCGGCACAACATCGCGCTTCCGACCGACGAAGAAACCCTCCACTTCGCACCCGAGCTGCGTACCGAACCGTTCTATCGCGCCCTTCAATATCTCAACATTCCACTTCAGGTCGCGCTCGGCGTGGGGCTCTTTGCGATCGGCGGATGGCCGTGGGTGATTTGGGGCATTTTCGTCCGGTTGGTGATCAGCTATCATTCGACGTGGCTGGTGAATAGCGCGTCTCATATGCTCGGCTATCGCACGTATCCGACTTCAGACAAATCGACGAACTGCTGGTGGGTAGCGATCATCTCCTGGGGCGAAGGCTGGCACAACAATCATCACGCATTTCCGTTTTCAGCGCGTCACGGGCTGCGCTGGTATGAGATCGATTTGACGTGGTGGCACGTTCGGGCCCTTGCATTTTTGCGACTTGCCGATCGGGTCAAGATCCCAAGCAAGTCGATGCAGCGGCTCCGCCAAGCCGCGCACGGCGCGTCACATCCGCAATTGATCACCGACGTTGCAGCCCTTTCGTAA